The Microterricola viridarii genome segment GGCCCTCGAAGCTGCGCGCGTCTCCGCCTCAGCGGCGGCTCGCTCCTAGTGCGTTCGGGGGTGCGGCTCGGCGTCGACGTCGGCAAGGCGCGCGTCGGGCTGTCCCGCTCCGACCTGCACGGCATGCTGGCCACGCCGGTGGAGACGGTTCCGCGCAGCCTCGGCGAAGCCGGCACGGGTTCAACGCCCGACGCCGCACCCACGCCCGACCTGCTGCGCATTGCGGCGGTGCAGGCGGAGCTCGACGCTATCGAGGTCGTCGTCGGGTTGCCGCTGGCGCTCTCCGGTGCAGAGACGGCGTCGACGGCGGATGCCAAGCACTTCGCGACCGAGTTGGCGCGCGCCCTGCCCGTGCCGGTCCGGCTCGTCGACGAACGTCTCTCGACGGTGTCAGCCACCTCGGCGCTGCGCGCCTCCGGTAAGAAGGCGAAGTCGCACCGTCCGGTAATCGATCAGGTGGCCGCGGTTATTATTTTGCAACACGCACTTGACTCCGAGCGCGGAACCGGGAATGCACCGGGAACCACCCTCAGCCCGAACGAAGGACTCTGACTTGTCATCACTTCCCCCGGCGACCCCCGACGATGAGGGCGCCGAGCCCTCCTTCGACGAGGTCTTCGGTGGGCCGGCCCCGATCGAGGGCGCCGGCCTTCGGCCGCGGGAGCAGCGCAAGCGGCGAGGGCGGGGCGGCATCGGCTGCCTCATCGTGCTGCTCGTGCTGGCCGGCATCGGCACAGCGGGGTTCTTCCTTCTGCAGGGCCCGATCCAGCAGCTGATGTCTGCGGTCTCCGGGCCGGAGGACTACGAGGGCCAGGGCACCGGTGAGGTCATCGTCATGATCCACGATGGCGACATCGGCTCCGACATCGCCACCACACTGCATGCCCAGGGCGTGACGAAGAGCTTCGACGCCTTCTACGACCTGTTGCTCAAGAAGGCCAGCACCCACGTGTTCCAGCCGGGCGCCTACAAGCTCGCCTCCGGCATGAGCGCGCAGGCCGCGCTGGACGCGCTCATCGACCCGGCGAACAAGCTGGAGCAGACGGTGGTCATCCCCGAGGGCACCGTGGCGGCCGACGTCTACCAGCTGATCTCGGAGGGCACATCGATCCCGCTCGACGAGGTGCAGGCGGCTGCAGCCGACGTGGCATCCTTCGGCCTCCCCTCCGAGGCGACGACGCTCGAAGGCTTCCTCTTCCCGGCGACGTACACCTTCTCGCCGGGCATCGGCGCGCACGATGCGCTGGCCACGATGGTGAACCGGCAGTTCCAGGCCCTGGACAGTGCGGGCGTTGCGCAGGCCGACCGCTGGAAGACCATCGTGCTGGCCTCGCTGATCCAGAAGGAAGCCGGCCTCCGCGACGACTACTACAAGGTCTCCCGCGTGTTCCTCAACCGGCTGGAACCCGCCCTCTGGGAGAGCGGGCTGCTGCAGTCCGATGCGACCGTCGCCTATGGCACGGGCAACACCCACCGGGTCTCCACGACGGATGCCGAGCGCGAGGATGCCAGCAACGCGTACAACACCTACGTGCACCCCGGACTGCCGATCGGCCCGATCTCGAACCCGGGTGACCTCGCCATCGACGCGGCGCTGCACCCGGCCGACGGACCGTGGCTGTTCTTCGTCACCTGGAACCTGGACACCGGCGAGACGATCTTCTCCTCGACCGTCGAGGAGCACGATGCGGCCGTCGCCAAGTGGCTGGCCTGGATGGACGAGCACCCGGAGTACCAGTGACCAGGCTCGCTGTCCTCGGATCGCCGATCGCGCACTCGAAGTCCCCGGACATCCATTCCGCCGCCTACCGCTCTCTCGGACTCGACTGGGGCTATGAGCGCTTCGAGCTGACCGAGCCGGAGCTCGCCGCCTTCCTCGGCAGCCGCGGGCCGGACTGGCGCGGCTTCTCGCTGACCATGCCGCTCAAGGCTGAGGCCTTGGCCCTCGCCGACGAGGTGGATGAGACGGCCAGGGTCACCGGGGCCGTGAACACGCTGCTGCTGACAGGCTCCGGCAGCGAACGTCAGCTGAGCGGTTTCAACACGGATGTCGCCGGCATCGTCAACTCGCTGGCAGAGCACGGCGTGCGAGAGGCGGCGAACGTCTGCATCCTGGGTGGGGGAGCGACTGCCGCGTCTGCCATCATGGCGGCCGCCGCGCTCGGAGCCCAGGCGGTCACTGTCGCCGTGCGCACGCCCGCCAAGGCGGAGGGGCTGCACCGCCAGGCCGAGGCGGCCGGGCTCGCGCTGCGGATCGTGCCGCTCGGTGATGCCCTCGCCGCGGCATCCGAGAGTCAGCTCATCATCAGCACGCTGCCGGGCGGCAGCGACACCGGGCTCGTCTTCGACGCCGAGCTGATCGGCCGTGTTGCGCTCTATGACGTGGCCTACGCGCCCTGGCCCAGCGCGCTCGGCGCGCAGTGGCAGGCGGCGGGCGGCCAGCTGATCTCTGGGCTCGGGATGCTGCTGCACCAGGCCCTCGTGCAGGTGCGCATCTTCGTCGCCGGCGACCCGTTCGCGCCGCTGCCGGACGAGGCCGCGGTGTTCCGGGCGATGACCGCAGCTGCGTTGTCGAACCCTGTGAAAGGATAGACAGCATGCTGCGTTGGCTCACCGCCGGGGAATCCCACGGCCCAGAACTCATTGCCGTGATCGAAGGACTGCCCGCGGGCGTCCCCGTCGCGTTGGACGATATCCGTGCCGATTTGGCGCGCCGCAAGCTCGGCTACGGCCGGGGCGCGCGCATGAAGTTCGAGCAGGATGAGCTGAACATCTCCGGTGGCGTGCGCCACGGCCTGAGCCTCGGCAGCCCCGTCGCTCTGCGCATCGGCAACTCCGAGTGGCCGAAGTGGAAAGACGTGATGAGCGCCGAGCCCATCGACGAGTCCAAGCTCGGCCGCGGCCGCGGCGCGGCACTGACCCGCCCCCGCCCCGGGCACGCGGACCTGGTCGGCATGCAGAAGTACGACTTCGACGAGGCGCGGCCCGTGCTGGAGCGCGCCAGCGCACGGGAGACCGCCGCCCGCGTCGCCCTCGGCGCCGTCGCCCGCTCGTTCCTCTCCGAGCTGGGCATCCGGCTCGTCAGCCACACCCTGTCGATCGGCCCCGTGCGCGTTCCGGAGGGCAGTGCCCTTCCGAAGCCCGGCGACGTCGACACTCTGGACGCCGACCCGCTGCGCTGCTTCGACCCCGCCACGAGTGCGCTCATGGTGGCCGAGGTCGACGACGCGCACAAAGAGGGCGACACCCTCGGCGGCATCGTCGAGGTTCTCGCCTACGGCGTTCCGCCGGGACTCGGCTCCTACGTGCACGGCGACCGCCGCCTCGACGCGCAGCTCTCCGCCGCGCTGATGGGCATCCAGGCGATCAAGGGCGTCGAGGTCGGCGACGGCTTCCTCACCACCACCCGCCGCGGCTCGCAGGCCCACGACGAGCTCTTCGTCGACGGCGACGAGATCGTGCGCAACAGCGACAAGGCCGGCGGCATCGAGGGCGGCATGAGCACGGGAACGCTGCTCAGGGTGCGCGCGGGCATGAAGCCCATCGCGACGGTTCCGCACTCCCTGCGCACCGTCGACATCGCCACCGGTGAGGCCGCCTCAGCGCACCACCAGCGCTCCGACGTCTGCGCGGTGCCCGCTGCGGGCGTCGTCGCCGAGGCGATGGTCGCGCTCACCCTGGCGAACGCCATGCTCGAGAAGTTCGGCGGCGACTCCATCGGCGAGACCCGGCGCAACCTCGAGGGCTACCTGGCCGCCATCCCGAGCCGACTGGCCACGGGCAGCACCAGCCGCGCGATCGACGAGTAGCGTGCCCCCGGAAGTGCGGGCTGAGACGCCGCTGCTGCCGCTCGTCTTCATCGGCCCGATGGCTGCAGGCAAGAGCAAGATCGGGCGGCTCGTCGCCCGGTCGCTCGGTGTGCCCTTCCGTGACACCGACAAGCTGGTGACCGCCGTGCACGGCCCGATCTCCGACATCTTCGCGGAGCGCGGCGAGGGCGCCTTCCGCGTGCTCGAGCGGCAGGCCGTGAGCGACGCACTGCAGGGCGATGCCGTCGTCGCACTCGGCGGGGGAGCCGTGCTGGATGCCGCGACCCAGGCCGATCTGGCCGGGCATACCGTCGTGCTGCTCACCGTCGACCGGGATTCCGTCGCCCGCCGGCTCTCCGGCGGCCGCCCGCTTCTGGACGGCGGCGACGCCGACGAGGCCGTGGAGCGCTGGGCGAGCATCGCCGAGGCGCGCATGCCGATCTACGAGTCGCTGGCGACCGTCACATTCAACACCTCCGCTCGGCCGATCTCGCACATCGCCGACGACATCGCGACCTGGGCACGCCAGCGTGGGCCCGGCACAGAAAGAAGCACATCGTGACTGAAACGACCACAACCATCCACGTCGGCGGCGAGTCGCCCTACGACGTGCTCGTGGGCAACGGCATCCTGGGCGGCATCGCCACGCACCTCGGCACCAAGGTCGCCAAGGTCCTCATCGTGCACAGCGCGAGCGTCGCCGCCCAAGCGACCGCCCTGCGCTCCCAGCTCGCCGAGCACTACCAGGTGCTGCTCGCCGAGATCCCGGATGCCGAGGCCGGCAAGCGCATGGAGGTCGCCGCTTTCTGCTGGCAGGTCATGGGCCAGGCCGACTTCACCCGTAGCGACGCCGTCATCGGATTCGGCGGGGGAGCCGTCACCGATGTCGCCGGCTTCGTCGCCGCCACCTGGCTGCGCGGCGTCACACTCGTGCAGGTGCCGACATCCGTCGCCGGAATGGTCGACGCCGCCATCGGCGGCAAGAACGGCATCAACACCAACGAGGGCAAGAACCTGGTCGGCACGTTCTACGAGCCGAGCGCCGTGTTCTGCGACCTCGACACGCTGGCCACGCTGCCCCGCAACGAGGTGCTCGCGGGCTTCGCCGAGATCGTCAAGGCCGGCTTCATCTACTACCCCGAGATCCTCGACCTGATCGAGGCCGACGTGGAGCGCGTCATCGACGTGACCACGCCGGAGTTCCGCCGCGTCGTCGAGCTCTCCATCGACATGAAGGCCAAGGTCGTCGCAGAGGACCTGCGCGAGAACGGCCTGCGCGAGATCCTCAACTACGGCCACACCCTCGGCCACGCGATCGAGCACGCTGAGCGTTACCAGTGGCGCCATGGCGCGGCCGTCGCCATCGGCATGGTGTTCGCCGCCGAGCTCGGCCGGCTCACCGGCTCGCTCAGCGACGAGATCGTGGAACGCCACCGCAGCATCCTGTCGTCCCTCTCGCTGCCGGTCACCTACCCGACCGGTCGTTGGAACACGCTGCTGGCCACCATGCAGCGTGACAAGAAGGCCCGCGGCGCCATGATGCGCTTCATCGTGCTGGACGACCTGGCCCGGCCCACCGTGCTGCAGGGACCGGACACCAGCCTTCTCTTCGCCGCCTACCAAGAGGTCGGCGACTAGCCAGCGCGCCGCTTGCCGCCCTCGCCGAGTTGTGCTGTGCTGGGCACAGCGTGAGCGAGGAGGCTCGGATGGGATCGGACAGTCGAACGCGTGTCACCGTCAGGGACGGGCAGTGGGGCTTCTTCTGGTTTCTCGCGTACGTCGGGGCCGCGATCTACTTCATCTCGGTCTCTGACGGCTCGTTCTGGGGCGTCATCCTGGGCCTGCTGCAGGCGATCGTCTGGCCGGTCTACGTCGTGTACCACGTGCTCGTCCTGCTCGGTGCCTGAGCCTCGGCTGGCGGTAGGCTGATCGCATGACGAGCAACCCCGTGCCCCGTATCCTCGTGCTGAACGGCCCCAACCTCGGCCGCCTCGGTTCCCGCGAGCCCGAGGTCTACGGCTCGGGCAATCTGGAGGACCTGGAGGCTCTCCTCGTCGCATTCGTGCCGGAGACCACCCAGATCGACCTGCGCCAGACCAACGAGGAGGCCGAGCTGATCGGCTGGCTGCACGAGGCCGTCGACACCGCCACCCCCGTCGTGCTGAACCCGGCAGCGTTCACCCATTACAGCTACGGGCTGCGGGATGCCGCCGCACTCGTCACGAAGGCCGGGCTGCCGCTCATCGAGGTGCACATCAGCAACCCGCACACCCGCGAGGAGTTCCGCCACGACAGCGTGATCAGCGGTGTTGCAACGGGTGTCATCGCCGGCTTCGGCTTCGGTTCCTACCGCCTGGCCGTCGACCACATCCTGCACGGCTAAGGCGGGCCAGGGGCCGCGGCCGGGCGTTCGGCCACCGCCCATTTCGGTGTCCGGCGCCGATCGACTAAACTTGCACGTCGGGCCGTGTGCGTGAGCATGCCGGCCGCGAAACTTTCCCAACTGAATGGACACAGACAATGGCTTCTACCGCTGACATCAAGAATGGCGTCGTTCTCAACATCGACGGCCAGCTCTGGACCATCATCGAGTTCCAGCACGTCAAGCCGGGCAAGGGCGGCGCCTTCGTGCGCACCAAGATGAAGAACGTCGTCACCGGCAAGACCGTTGACAAGACCTTCAACGCCGGCGCGAAGATCGAGACCGAGAACGTCGACCGCCGCGACTTCCAGTACCTCTACGCGGACGGCGAGTCCTACGTGTTCATGGACGTGTCCGACTACGACCAGCTGCACGTCCCCGCCTCCGTCGTCGGAGACGCCGTCAACTTCATGCTGGAGAACCAGGCCGTCACCCTCGGCCTGCACAACGGCAACCCGCTCTTCATCGAGCTGCCGGCATCCGTCGTGCTGCTCATCACGCACACCGACCCTGGCCTGCAGGGTGACCGCTCGACCGGCGGCACCAAGCCCGCCACCGTCGAGACCGGCTATGAGATCCAGGTGCCGCTGTTCCTCGAGACCGGCACCAAGGTCAAGGTCGACACCCGCACGGGTGACTACCTCGGCCGCGTCAACGACTAATGAGCGCACGCACCAAGGCGCGCAAGCGCGCCCTCGACATTCTCTACTCCGCCGACATGCGACAGATCTCGCTGGATGACGCGATCGCCGCCGAGGCGGCCCGCGCCGTCAGCGAGCCCGACCGCGCGGCCAGCTGGCTGTACGCCCGGGAGATCGTCGACGGCATCGTCGACAATCGGGCCGAGATCGACGAACTGATCGAGACCTACGCCGTGGGCTGGACCCTGCACCGGATGCCGGCCATCGACCGTGCCCTGCTCCGCATCGGCATCTGGGAGATCATGTTCAACGACGAGGTGCCGGATGCCGTCGCGATCTCGGAGGCCGTCGAGGCGGCCACCGTGCTCTCCACCGACGACTCCGCCGGATTCATCAACGGCCTGCTGGCCAAGATCTCGCAGGTGAAGCCGGGCAGCTCGGCCCGCTGAGCGCACGCATCACCAGGCACAACATGAAGGCCACCCCATCGGGGTGGCCTTCAGTCGTTCTGCGTGGCTTTAGACGGCCGTGTAGCCGCCGTCGATCAGCACGTAGGAGCCGGTCATGAAGCTGGCCTTGTCCGAGAGCAGGAAGGTTGCGAGGTTGGCGATCTCTTCGGCCTGGCCGAGGCGGCCGAGCGGGTGCTTGGCCTTCAGCACGTCGAGCATCTCTGCGGGAAGGTTCTCGAGCAGCGGGGTCTGGATGTAGCCGGGGCCGATCGCGTTGACGCGCAGGCCCTGTGCGCCGTATTCGGCTGCCGCGTTCTTGGTCAGGCCGACGACGCCGTGCTTGGCCGCCGTGTACGCGGCGTTGCCCGGCGCGGCGACGGAGCCGTGGATGGAGGCCATGTTCACGATCGCGCCCTCCGCGGCACCGGCCGCGAGGATGGCCGGGATCTGGTAGCGCATGCCGTAGAGCACGCCGCTCAGGTTGATCGCGATGACCCGGTCCCAGTCGTCCAGGGCGACATCGCCGACGGGCGCGCTGGCGCCTCCGATGCCGGCGTTGTTCACGGCGTAGTGCAGGGCGCCGAAGGTCTCGACCGCGAAGTCGACCGACTTCTTGCTGTCCTCTGCGACGGCGGTGTTCGCCTGGAATGCCGCGGCGGTGCCGCCGGCTGCGGTGATCTCGTCGGCGACGCGCTGCGCGCTCTCCAGCGAGATGTCGGCCACGACGACGTTGGCGCCCTCGCGTGCCAGGTCCTTGCTGATCGCCTCGCCGAGGCCGGAGCCGCCACCCGTGACGAGTGCGGTCTTGCCCGTGAAGTTGCCCATGATTTCTCCTTCTTCGCGGGATTGTGTCCCGCGATTTCTCCGGTTCCCGGCCCGATCGGTCGGCCACCATCTACAACCCTACGCCGCCCGCCGGCATTCCATGCATCTGCATGTAAATGCGCGGGCGAGCCCCGCTACGGCTGCGGGTTGCGGGCGTCGTAGTTCCGGAAGGACGGCTGGGCGCGCATGATGAGGGCGATGAGCGCGATGATCAGCACGCCGCCGAGCAGGGGAGGGAACCAGAGCCCGACCGCTGTGGCCAGGATGCCGACATACAGGTCGCCGAGGCGCGGCCCGCCGGTGACGACGACGGTGAAGATGCCCTGCAGGCGGCCCTGCATTGCATCCGGGGTCGCCGTCAGCATCATTGTGCTGCGGAAGATGGCGCTCACCTCGTCGGAGGCACCCATGCCCGCCATGGCGAGCGCGGCCACGATGAGGGCAGGCACGTTGACCTCGCCGAAGTCCGCTCCGACCATGCCGAACCAGCCCGTCTGCATGGCGCCGACGACGAGGCCG includes the following:
- the nusB gene encoding transcription antitermination factor NusB → MSARTKARKRALDILYSADMRQISLDDAIAAEAARAVSEPDRAASWLYAREIVDGIVDNRAEIDELIETYAVGWTLHRMPAIDRALLRIGIWEIMFNDEVPDAVAISEAVEAATVLSTDDSAGFINGLLAKISQVKPGSSAR
- a CDS encoding shikimate kinase codes for the protein MPPEVRAETPLLPLVFIGPMAAGKSKIGRLVARSLGVPFRDTDKLVTAVHGPISDIFAERGEGAFRVLERQAVSDALQGDAVVALGGGAVLDAATQADLAGHTVVLLTVDRDSVARRLSGGRPLLDGGDADEAVERWASIAEARMPIYESLATVTFNTSARPISHIADDIATWARQRGPGTERSTS
- the efp gene encoding elongation factor P, which encodes MASTADIKNGVVLNIDGQLWTIIEFQHVKPGKGGAFVRTKMKNVVTGKTVDKTFNAGAKIETENVDRRDFQYLYADGESYVFMDVSDYDQLHVPASVVGDAVNFMLENQAVTLGLHNGNPLFIELPASVVLLITHTDPGLQGDRSTGGTKPATVETGYEIQVPLFLETGTKVKVDTRTGDYLGRVND
- a CDS encoding shikimate dehydrogenase produces the protein MTRLAVLGSPIAHSKSPDIHSAAYRSLGLDWGYERFELTEPELAAFLGSRGPDWRGFSLTMPLKAEALALADEVDETARVTGAVNTLLLTGSGSERQLSGFNTDVAGIVNSLAEHGVREAANVCILGGGATAASAIMAAAALGAQAVTVAVRTPAKAEGLHRQAEAAGLALRIVPLGDALAAASESQLIISTLPGGSDTGLVFDAELIGRVALYDVAYAPWPSALGAQWQAAGGQLISGLGMLLHQALVQVRIFVAGDPFAPLPDEAAVFRAMTAAALSNPVKG
- the aroC gene encoding chorismate synthase, whose product is MLRWLTAGESHGPELIAVIEGLPAGVPVALDDIRADLARRKLGYGRGARMKFEQDELNISGGVRHGLSLGSPVALRIGNSEWPKWKDVMSAEPIDESKLGRGRGAALTRPRPGHADLVGMQKYDFDEARPVLERASARETAARVALGAVARSFLSELGIRLVSHTLSIGPVRVPEGSALPKPGDVDTLDADPLRCFDPATSALMVAEVDDAHKEGDTLGGIVEVLAYGVPPGLGSYVHGDRRLDAQLSAALMGIQAIKGVEVGDGFLTTTRRGSQAHDELFVDGDEIVRNSDKAGGIEGGMSTGTLLRVRAGMKPIATVPHSLRTVDIATGEAASAHHQRSDVCAVPAAGVVAEAMVALTLANAMLEKFGGDSIGETRRNLEGYLAAIPSRLATGSTSRAIDE
- a CDS encoding SDR family NAD(P)-dependent oxidoreductase gives rise to the protein MGNFTGKTALVTGGGSGLGEAISKDLAREGANVVVADISLESAQRVADEITAAGGTAAAFQANTAVAEDSKKSVDFAVETFGALHYAVNNAGIGGASAPVGDVALDDWDRVIAINLSGVLYGMRYQIPAILAAGAAEGAIVNMASIHGSVAAPGNAAYTAAKHGVVGLTKNAAAEYGAQGLRVNAIGPGYIQTPLLENLPAEMLDVLKAKHPLGRLGQAEEIANLATFLLSDKASFMTGSYVLIDGGYTAV
- the aroB gene encoding 3-dehydroquinate synthase is translated as MTETTTTIHVGGESPYDVLVGNGILGGIATHLGTKVAKVLIVHSASVAAQATALRSQLAEHYQVLLAEIPDAEAGKRMEVAAFCWQVMGQADFTRSDAVIGFGGGAVTDVAGFVAATWLRGVTLVQVPTSVAGMVDAAIGGKNGINTNEGKNLVGTFYEPSAVFCDLDTLATLPRNEVLAGFAEIVKAGFIYYPEILDLIEADVERVIDVTTPEFRRVVELSIDMKAKVVAEDLRENGLREILNYGHTLGHAIEHAERYQWRHGAAVAIGMVFAAELGRLTGSLSDEIVERHRSILSSLSLPVTYPTGRWNTLLATMQRDKKARGAMMRFIVLDDLARPTVLQGPDTSLLFAAYQEVGD
- the ruvX gene encoding Holliday junction resolvase RuvX, whose protein sequence is MRSGVRLGVDVGKARVGLSRSDLHGMLATPVETVPRSLGEAGTGSTPDAAPTPDLLRIAAVQAELDAIEVVVGLPLALSGAETASTADAKHFATELARALPVPVRLVDERLSTVSATSALRASGKKAKSHRPVIDQVAAVIILQHALDSERGTGNAPGTTLSPNEGL
- the mltG gene encoding endolytic transglycosylase MltG yields the protein MSSLPPATPDDEGAEPSFDEVFGGPAPIEGAGLRPREQRKRRGRGGIGCLIVLLVLAGIGTAGFFLLQGPIQQLMSAVSGPEDYEGQGTGEVIVMIHDGDIGSDIATTLHAQGVTKSFDAFYDLLLKKASTHVFQPGAYKLASGMSAQAALDALIDPANKLEQTVVIPEGTVAADVYQLISEGTSIPLDEVQAAAADVASFGLPSEATTLEGFLFPATYTFSPGIGAHDALATMVNRQFQALDSAGVAQADRWKTIVLASLIQKEAGLRDDYYKVSRVFLNRLEPALWESGLLQSDATVAYGTGNTHRVSTTDAEREDASNAYNTYVHPGLPIGPISNPGDLAIDAALHPADGPWLFFVTWNLDTGETIFSSTVEEHDAAVAKWLAWMDEHPEYQ
- a CDS encoding type II 3-dehydroquinate dehydratase, whose protein sequence is MTSNPVPRILVLNGPNLGRLGSREPEVYGSGNLEDLEALLVAFVPETTQIDLRQTNEEAELIGWLHEAVDTATPVVLNPAAFTHYSYGLRDAAALVTKAGLPLIEVHISNPHTREEFRHDSVISGVATGVIAGFGFGSYRLAVDHILHG